One genomic window of Parasteatoda tepidariorum isolate YZ-2023 chromosome 9, CAS_Ptep_4.0, whole genome shotgun sequence includes the following:
- the LOC122272050 gene encoding carbonic anhydrase 1-like isoform X2, which produces MDYKISAQLALLLVIYFFCFAIGSAEDCPADKDKDWTYNLNLPNGPLHWGEKYPNCNGTSQSPINIITRETVKSGERQRLELHGYDEPIGNVTIENIGSAILVWPQDGVERSVMVDGEKFTLLHVAFHWGNETHKGSEDSINGRKFTISANLIHQNNGKSVSVVAFLEERRRLNSALYNILSVKEAFQYEGQKFEGEIQLSNRNSHRQGKIYLGDLIDNNCPFYRYEGSLSFPPCDEGLTWMECRKPKTVNRNQMNQLFSLYSVKEGTPDADKCHLLNNYRPAQPLNGRKVYR; this is translated from the exons ATGGATTATAAAATTTCTGCACAGTTAgcattattattagttatttacttttttt GTTTTGCAATCGGATCAGCCGAAGACTGCCCTGCTGACAAAGACAAAGATTGgacttacaatttaaatttacctAATG GTCCACTGCATTGGGGTGAGAAGTATCCAAATTGTAATGGAACATCTCAATCTCCCATTAACATAATAACGAGAGAAACTGTGAAGAGTGGAGAGCGTCAGAGACTTGAACTTCATGGCTACGATGAACCTATCGGCAACGTCACGATAGAGAACATTGGCTCCGCGA TTCTAGTATGGCCTCAAGATGGAGTTGAAAGATCAGTCATGGTTGATGGTGAGAAGTTTACATTGTTGCACGTCGCTTTCCATTGGGGTAACGAAACACACAAAGGATCAGAAGACTCGATAAATGGTAGAAAGTTTACGATTTCG GCTAACTTAATTCATCAGAACAATGGAAAATCAGTTTCAGTTGTAGCATTCCTTGAg GAAAGACGTCGACTGAACTCAGCACTATACAACATTTTGTCCGTCAAGGAAGCATTTCAATATGAAGGACAAAAATTCGAAGGAGAAATTCAACTGTCCAATAGAAATTCGCATAGACAGGGCAAGATTTATCTGGGGGATCTGATTGACAATAATTGTCCATTCTATAGATATGAGGGCTCCTTAAGTTTTCCACCATGTGATGAAGGACTCACGTGGATGGAATGCAGAAAGCCTAAAACAGTAAACAGAAACCAA atgaaTCAGCTTTTTTCCTTGTATTCAGTGAAAGAAGGTACACCAGATGCTGATAAATGCcaccttttaaataattatagaccAGCACAGCCATTAAATGGTAGAAAAGTTTACAGATAA
- the LOC122272050 gene encoding carbonic anhydrase 1-like isoform X1 codes for MDYKRFVQLALSLVIYSFCFAIGSAEDCPADKDKDWTYNLNLPNGPLHWGEKYPNCNGTSQSPINIITRETVKSGERQRLELHGYDEPIGNVTIENIGSAILVWPQDGVERSVMVDGEKFTLLHVAFHWGNETHKGSEDSINGRKFTISANLIHQNNGKSVSVVAFLEERRRLNSALYNILSVKEAFQYEGQKFEGEIQLSNRNSHRQGKIYLGDLIDNNCPFYRYEGSLSFPPCDEGLTWMECRKPKTVNRNQMNQLFSLYSVKEGTPDADKCHLLNNYRPAQPLNGRKVYR; via the exons GTTTTGCAATCGGATCAGCCGAAGACTGCCCTGCTGACAAAGACAAAGATTGgacttacaatttaaatttacctAATG GTCCACTGCATTGGGGTGAGAAGTATCCAAATTGTAATGGAACATCTCAATCTCCCATTAACATAATAACGAGAGAAACTGTGAAGAGTGGAGAGCGTCAGAGACTTGAACTTCATGGCTACGATGAACCTATCGGCAACGTCACGATAGAGAACATTGGCTCCGCGA TTCTAGTATGGCCTCAAGATGGAGTTGAAAGATCAGTCATGGTTGATGGTGAGAAGTTTACATTGTTGCACGTCGCTTTCCATTGGGGTAACGAAACACACAAAGGATCAGAAGACTCGATAAATGGTAGAAAGTTTACGATTTCG GCTAACTTAATTCATCAGAACAATGGAAAATCAGTTTCAGTTGTAGCATTCCTTGAg GAAAGACGTCGACTGAACTCAGCACTATACAACATTTTGTCCGTCAAGGAAGCATTTCAATATGAAGGACAAAAATTCGAAGGAGAAATTCAACTGTCCAATAGAAATTCGCATAGACAGGGCAAGATTTATCTGGGGGATCTGATTGACAATAATTGTCCATTCTATAGATATGAGGGCTCCTTAAGTTTTCCACCATGTGATGAAGGACTCACGTGGATGGAATGCAGAAAGCCTAAAACAGTAAACAGAAACCAA atgaaTCAGCTTTTTTCCTTGTATTCAGTGAAAGAAGGTACACCAGATGCTGATAAATGCcaccttttaaataattatagaccAGCACAGCCATTAAATGGTAGAAAAGTTTACAGATAA